The Stigmatella aurantiaca DW4/3-1 genome contains the following window.
CAGCAGCCCGATGGCGCGAGCGCGGGCGTTGATTTCATCAGGAGCCCTGGATTGTTCGGCCAGGGCGGCATCGATGCCCATCTCCCCGGGATGGTTCGAATGTCGTTTTTCCATGGGCCAAACGTAGGGATGGGGAAAAATCCCCGTCGATCACGCCGCCACGAATGGCTGGAGAGCAGGCAGCCGACTTGTAATCCCGCGTCATTATTGGCCTTTTCCAAATCGGATCCCGGCGTTTTCTGTTTCGCGAGGCCGCTGTGTCCATGGAGACGTCAACACGCCGCCGGAACCCCTCCGGAGAGGCTGAAACGAAGGGAATGTTTCCATGATCCGCAAGAACCTGCTGTGCGTCTCCTTGTTGTTCGTCGGGTGTGGTCAGAGCCAGGAAGAGGACTTCCGGGACGGTCTTCCCACGCGGGAGATGATCGCGGTGAAGGCGCCGGGTCACAGCGGCCAGAAGCTGGAGACGGCCCCTCTGGGTGCGATGGCGTTGGGTCAGACCAGTGACTTCTACGTGCTGACCCGCGAGGCGGCGGAGACGATCAACCAAGGCCCCAAGGCCGTGCTCGACCTCATCGACGGCATCACCCAGTACGTGCCCACTTCGATCAGCGGCGACACGGCGGTCTGGGGGCCGTACACGGACGCGCTGAGCCCCAACACCTGGAAGCTGGCCGTCACGCAGATGGGCGAGAACACCTACAGCTTCAAGCTGGAGGGCAAGGACAAGAACGCCTCGGACTCGGCCTTCAAGGTCATCCTCTCGGGCACGCACTCCATCTCGACGGACAGCAAGGGCAACCGGCTGCGCAACTTCGGCTCGGGCTCGTTCAAGCTCGATTGGGACGCAGCCCAAGAGTTGCCGAAGCACGACGAGGAGGTGGGCACCCTTCAGCTCACCTATTCGCGCGTGAGCGAGCAGGAGAAAGCCACGGTGTCCGCCGAGCTTCGCCAGGTGCATGACGACGAGAGGCCGGGCACCCGGGTGGACGCGGACTACCGTTACCAGGAGACGCCTGGAGCCGGAGGTGAACTCGAGTTCGCGCTGGACAAGAACATGGACGACGAGGATGCGAACCGCCCCGGCATCGAGCACCTCACCATCCGGAGCCGTTGGACGCAGACCGGCTCGGGCCGCTCGGATATCCGGTTCTCCGAAGGGGAACTGGGCAATGGAGACGCCACGGCCAGTGAGTGCTGGGACTCGAACTTCGCCAGCCGCTACTTCGCCGTCAGCTTTGGGGCTCCCGGCTACGGCGAGGCCGCCGCCTGCGCCCCCTTCACCACCCCGGACTACTCCTCGCTCTAGAGTCCCCAGTAGACTCAGCCCGTGATGGAAGCTCGCCAGCCAGCACTCCGGAACCTCCGGGGGGACCCCGCGGAAGACCGGCGGGAGTTCCTGCGCGAGCTGTACACGCGGTATGGCGGCAATGTCCTCGGACGCTGCCGCTACCTGTTGAAGGATGCCGCGAAGGCGGAGGATGCCATGCACGACGTGTTCGCCCGGGCCCTCATCCACTCGGACACCTTCCGTGCCGAGGCCTCGCCGCTGACGTGGTTGATGAAGATCTCCACGCACCACTGCCTCAACCAGCTCCGCTCGGAGCGCGCGGGCTGGCGAAGCTGGTTCCAGCGGGACGAGGCCTCACGCCCTGAAGGGCATGGCGGTCCGCAGGCCATGGAGACGAGGGACCTGGTTCGCAAGCTGCTGTCCCAGGTGGATGTGGAAACGCAGACCGCCGTCGTCCACTACCACGTGGACGGAATGACCCTGGAGGAAGTGGCGGAGGCGTTGGGGCGCTCTGTACCGACGATCCGCAAGCGGCTGGAGCGGTTCGCCGAGCTGGGCGGAGACGAGCTGAGGGTCCGATGAGCGCGCGACTGCCCGAGCATCCTTCGCCCTGGACCCTGCGGCGCCTGCACGCAGGTGAGCTGCCCCCTTCCGAATCGGCCCGTCTGCGAGCCCATGCCCAGGGCTGCGAGCCGTGCGGCGCGGTGCTCCGCGAGGCCGAAGCCAACCAGCGCCGGTTCGAAGCGGCAGTGCCCTTTGCTCGCTTCGAGGCCAGAGTCGAAAGGGCGCTGGCAGGAGGAGCCCAGCGCAAACCGGCCGCCCTGCCCTCGCTGCGCTGGGCGGGCCCGCTCGCGGCG
Protein-coding sequences here:
- a CDS encoding RNA polymerase sigma factor; protein product: MEARQPALRNLRGDPAEDRREFLRELYTRYGGNVLGRCRYLLKDAAKAEDAMHDVFARALIHSDTFRAEASPLTWLMKISTHHCLNQLRSERAGWRSWFQRDEASRPEGHGGPQAMETRDLVRKLLSQVDVETQTAVVHYHVDGMTLEEVAEALGRSVPTIRKRLERFAELGGDELRVR